Proteins from a genomic interval of Corynebacterium freiburgense:
- a CDS encoding glycoside hydrolase family 25 protein, whose amino-acid sequence MTIFGVDVSEWQNGLSLVEAARESDLDFAIIRTTDGIHRDRVYQSHLADAEAAGLITSAYHYLRNPREGSSIAAQVQASLEVMGNQQRPMWIDVETPAGIHVDHIRECKRLFEQAGVRVIGCYSYVPYWEHKISPNEPDSHEFGAFWVAAYGTNTPGPPKNIYPGNSHRQWNYPLGNQQPALWQFSSEARFGSWRGGNSGVDINAFRGTREQLHALFYGTTSPMEESEPMRTDIDSLILDQLAGPGRDAHGHTFAGWPQLGGRTVVDALAAIGEALEVQGFSAKP is encoded by the coding sequence ATGACTATTTTTGGCGTTGATGTCTCTGAGTGGCAAAACGGTCTCAGCCTCGTCGAGGCCGCCCGCGAGTCGGACCTGGATTTCGCCATCATTCGTACTACTGATGGCATCCACCGTGACCGGGTCTACCAGTCGCATCTGGCAGACGCCGAGGCAGCTGGCCTGATTACGTCGGCATACCACTATTTGCGTAACCCTCGTGAAGGATCGAGTATTGCGGCCCAGGTACAAGCCTCCCTTGAGGTTATGGGAAACCAGCAACGCCCAATGTGGATTGATGTGGAAACCCCCGCAGGCATCCACGTCGATCACATCCGCGAATGTAAGCGACTGTTCGAGCAAGCTGGTGTTCGTGTCATCGGGTGTTATTCATATGTTCCCTATTGGGAGCATAAAATTTCACCAAATGAGCCAGATAGCCATGAGTTCGGTGCATTTTGGGTCGCCGCTTATGGAACCAATACCCCGGGCCCGCCAAAAAATATTTATCCAGGAAATAGCCACAGGCAGTGGAATTACCCATTGGGCAACCAACAGCCAGCGTTGTGGCAATTTAGCTCAGAAGCGCGATTTGGAAGCTGGCGCGGCGGAAATTCAGGTGTTGATATCAATGCTTTTCGTGGCACCAGAGAACAACTACATGCCCTGTTCTATGGCACCACCTCACCGATGGAAGAAAGTGAACCTATGCGCACAGATATTGATTCATTGATCCTTGACCAGTTGGCCGGGCCGGGCCGCGATGCCCATGGCCACACATTCGCCGGCTGGCCGCAGCTCGGCGGGCGCACCGTCGTCGATGCCTTGGCCGCCATTGGTGAAGCCCTTGAAGTGCAAGGGTTTTCTGCAAAACCATGA
- a CDS encoding phage portal protein: protein MVNDASMGMMDAFRALRAMTAPTSSLSEHPRLESLSFIGDDLDDVSLHGITRDAALTIPALLRARNLICTTCARLPIVAVRNGTDLDAQPAWISRTDGLLSPYHRMLWTIDDLLFYGWSLWRVTRDYSGHVLTADRVPYDAWAFDAEDRVLVDGAPVAAATHILIPGIHEGILALGKTTIPEALALARGVRRAVETPAHTTELHQTSDKPLTPEKVAELKQSWIRARKGRDGGVAFTSAGIEVKEHGSIKEHLLVEGRNAVAVDLARLCSIPAAMIDATLSGTSLSYSNTQARMAELITFGIAPMISAVTARLGMDDIVPRGVSLRVDTSEATADIAALTVPDDRSLPAPNPHVEIESENQ from the coding sequence GTGGTCAATGATGCATCCATGGGCATGATGGATGCATTTCGGGCGCTGCGCGCGATGACCGCGCCCACTTCGTCTTTGTCTGAGCACCCCAGGTTGGAGTCCCTGAGTTTCATTGGTGACGATCTCGATGACGTGTCATTGCATGGTATTACCCGTGACGCGGCCCTCACGATTCCTGCACTGCTGCGCGCCCGCAACCTTATTTGCACTACCTGCGCTCGGCTCCCGATCGTAGCGGTGCGAAACGGCACAGACCTGGATGCCCAACCCGCATGGATTTCCCGCACTGATGGGCTGCTCAGCCCGTATCACCGGATGTTGTGGACCATCGACGATCTGCTGTTTTACGGCTGGTCACTGTGGCGGGTCACCCGCGACTACTCAGGTCATGTGCTCACCGCTGACCGGGTCCCATACGATGCCTGGGCATTTGATGCCGAGGATCGTGTCCTAGTCGATGGGGCGCCGGTTGCGGCCGCAACCCATATCCTGATCCCTGGGATTCATGAGGGCATTCTTGCACTGGGGAAAACCACCATCCCGGAAGCACTCGCGCTTGCTCGTGGGGTGCGGCGCGCAGTAGAAACCCCAGCCCACACCACCGAGTTGCATCAAACCAGTGATAAGCCGTTGACACCGGAAAAAGTCGCCGAGCTGAAACAAAGCTGGATTCGTGCCCGGAAAGGCCGCGATGGTGGGGTCGCATTCACTTCAGCAGGCATTGAAGTGAAAGAACACGGCAGCATCAAAGAACACCTGTTGGTTGAGGGCCGCAACGCGGTTGCGGTTGACTTGGCGCGACTGTGCTCGATCCCGGCCGCGATGATCGATGCCACCCTCTCCGGCACCTCCTTGTCGTATTCCAATACTCAAGCCAGGATGGCCGAGCTGATCACCTTTGGCATCGCCCCGATGATTTCAGCGGTCACCGCCCGACTGGGGATGGACGACATTGTGCCCCGTGGTGTGTCACTCAGGGTCGATACCAGCGAGGCCACCGCCGATATCGCTGCACTCACTGTGCCTGATGATCGTTCCCTACCCGCGCCTAACCCACATGTTGAAATTGAAAGTGAGAACCAATGA